One genomic region from Streptomyces venezuelae encodes:
- the rpsI gene encoding 30S ribosomal protein S9 — protein sequence MAETTPETPVDEFEGVEEYTTETELVEGEYTSESLASRFGDPQPAAGLGRRKNAIARVRIVPGTGKWKINGRTLEDYFPNKVHQQEVNEPFKVLELDNRYDVIARIAGGGVSGQAGALRLGVARALNEADVENNRPALKKAGFLSRDDRAVERKKAGLKKARKAPQYSKR from the coding sequence GTGGCCGAGACCACCCCCGAGACCCCCGTCGACGAGTTCGAGGGCGTTGAGGAGTACACCACCGAGACCGAGCTCGTCGAGGGTGAGTACACCTCCGAGTCGCTCGCGTCCCGCTTCGGCGACCCGCAGCCGGCCGCCGGCCTGGGCCGTCGCAAGAACGCCATTGCCCGCGTCCGGATCGTTCCGGGCACCGGCAAGTGGAAGATCAACGGTCGCACCCTTGAGGACTACTTCCCCAACAAGGTGCACCAGCAGGAAGTCAACGAGCCCTTCAAGGTGCTCGAGCTCGACAACCGCTACGACGTCATCGCCCGCATCGCGGGTGGCGGTGTCTCCGGCCAGGCCGGCGCCCTGCGCCTCGGTGTGGCCCGTGCGCTGAACGAGGCGGACGTCGAGAACAACCGCCCGGCGCTGAAGAAGGCCGGCTTCCTCTCCCGCGACGACCGTGCGGTCGAGCGCAAGAAGGCCGGTCTCAAGAAGGCCCGTAAGGCCCCGCAGTACAGCAAGCGTTAA
- the rplM gene encoding 50S ribosomal protein L13, translating to MRTYSPKPGDVTRQWHIIDAQDIVLGRLATTAANLLRGKHKPVYAPHMDMGDFVIIINADKVHLSGNKKTQKLAYRHSGFPGGLRSVRYDELLDKNPEKAVEKAIKGMIPKNTLGRQMLSKLKVYAGENHPHAAQQPVPFEITQVAQ from the coding sequence GTGCGTACGTACAGCCCCAAGCCCGGCGATGTCACTCGCCAGTGGCACATCATCGACGCGCAGGACATCGTCCTGGGCCGTCTGGCGACCACGGCTGCGAACCTCCTGCGAGGCAAGCACAAGCCGGTTTACGCGCCCCACATGGACATGGGCGACTTCGTCATCATCATCAACGCTGACAAGGTCCACCTGTCCGGCAACAAGAAGACCCAGAAGCTGGCTTACCGCCACTCCGGCTTCCCGGGTGGTCTGCGCTCCGTCCGTTACGACGAGCTGCTGGACAAGAACCCCGAGAAGGCCGTCGAGAAGGCCATCAAGGGCATGATCCCCAAGAACACCCTGGGCCGTCAGATGCTCTCGAAGCTGAAGGTCTACGCGGGCGAGAACCACCCGCACGCTGCGCAGCAGCCGGTCCCGTTCGAGATCACCCAGGTCGCGCAGTAG
- a CDS encoding ABC-F family ATP-binding cassette domain-containing protein produces the protein MGHVEAAHLEYYLPDGRVLLGDVSFRVGEGAVVALVGANGAGKTTLLRLISGDLQPHGGSVTVSGGLGVMPQFIGSVRDASTIRDLLVSVAQPRIRDAAKAVDEAEHLIMTVDDEAAQMKYAQALSDWAEVQGYEAETLWDICTMAALGVPYDKAQFREVRTLSGGEQKRLVLEYLLRGPDEVLLLDEPDNYLDVPGKRWLEERLRETRKTVLFISHDRELLSRAAQKIVAVEPGPAGSDVWVHGGGFDTFHEARRERFARFEELKRRWEEKHAQLKKLVLNLRQAAAISHELASRYAAAQTRLRKFEEAGPPPEPPREQDIRMRLRGGRTGVRAVTVENLELTGLMKPFSLEIFYGERVAVLGSNGSGKSHFLRLLAGDPTVAHTGDWKVGARVVPGHFAQTHAHPELAGRPLVDILWTEHAKDRGAAMSMLRRYELERQGDQPFDKLSGGQQARFQILLLELAGTTALLLDEPTDNLDLESAEALQDGLEAYDGTVLAVTHDRWFAKSFDRFLVFGSDGVVRETSEPVWDERRVERAR, from the coding sequence ATGGGACATGTCGAGGCCGCACATCTTGAGTACTACCTTCCGGACGGGCGGGTCCTGCTCGGGGACGTCTCGTTCCGGGTCGGGGAGGGCGCGGTCGTCGCCCTCGTCGGAGCCAACGGCGCGGGCAAGACGACGCTGCTCCGGCTGATCTCCGGGGACCTCCAGCCGCATGGCGGCTCGGTCACCGTCAGCGGCGGCCTGGGTGTCATGCCGCAGTTCATCGGCTCCGTTCGGGACGCGTCCACCATCCGTGACCTGCTGGTCTCGGTGGCGCAGCCACGGATCCGGGACGCCGCGAAGGCGGTCGACGAGGCCGAGCACCTGATCATGACGGTCGACGACGAGGCCGCGCAGATGAAGTACGCGCAGGCCCTCAGCGACTGGGCCGAGGTGCAGGGGTACGAGGCCGAGACCCTCTGGGACATCTGCACCATGGCGGCGCTCGGCGTTCCGTACGACAAGGCGCAGTTCCGCGAGGTGCGGACGCTCTCCGGCGGTGAGCAGAAGCGGCTGGTCCTGGAGTACCTGCTGCGCGGCCCCGACGAGGTGCTGCTCCTGGACGAGCCGGACAACTACCTCGACGTGCCGGGCAAGCGGTGGCTGGAGGAGCGGCTGCGGGAGACCCGTAAGACCGTGCTCTTCATCTCCCACGACCGGGAGCTGCTCTCCCGGGCCGCCCAGAAGATCGTCGCGGTCGAGCCCGGCCCGGCCGGCTCGGACGTGTGGGTGCACGGCGGCGGCTTCGACACCTTCCACGAGGCGCGGCGCGAGCGGTTCGCCCGCTTCGAGGAGCTGAAGCGGCGCTGGGAGGAGAAGCACGCCCAGCTGAAGAAGCTGGTCCTCAACCTGCGGCAGGCGGCCGCGATCAGCCACGAGCTGGCCTCGCGGTACGCGGCGGCGCAGACCCGGCTGCGGAAGTTCGAGGAGGCGGGGCCGCCGCCGGAGCCGCCGCGCGAGCAGGACATCCGGATGCGGCTGCGCGGCGGCCGGACCGGGGTGCGGGCCGTGACCGTCGAGAATCTCGAGCTGACCGGGCTGATGAAGCCGTTCTCGCTGGAGATCTTCTACGGGGAGCGGGTCGCGGTCCTCGGGTCGAACGGGTCAGGGAAGTCGCACTTCCTGCGGCTGCTCGCGGGGGACCCGACGGTCGCCCACACGGGCGACTGGAAGGTGGGCGCGCGGGTCGTGCCCGGGCACTTCGCGCAGACCCACGCGCACCCGGAGCTGGCCGGGCGGCCGCTCGTCGACATCCTGTGGACCGAGCACGCCAAGGACCGGGGCGCGGCGATGTCGATGCTGCGGCGGTACGAGCTGGAGCGGCAGGGCGACCAGCCCTTCGACAAGCTGTCGGGCGGGCAGCAGGCCCGCTTCCAGATCCTGCTCCTGGAGCTGGCCGGTACGACGGCGCTGCTCCTCGACGAGCCGACGGACAACCTGGACCTGGAGTCGGCGGAGGCGCTGCAGGACGGCCTTGAGGCGTACGACGGGACGGTGCTGGCCGTGACGCACGACCGGTGGTTCGCGAAGAGCTTCGACCGGTTCCTGGTGTTCGGCTCGGACGGGGTCGTACGGGAGACCAGCGAGCCCGTGTGGGACGAGCGGCGGGTCGAGCGGGCGCGGTGA
- the truA gene encoding tRNA pseudouridine(38-40) synthase TruA: MSDDVQDGFVRVRLDLSYEGRDFSGWAKQPQGRRTVQGEIEAALRTVTRSTETYELTVAGRTDSGVHARGQVAHVDLPVELWAEHRDKLVRRLAGRLSHDVRVWKVEEAPSGFNARFSAIWRRYAYRVTDNPGGVDPLLRGHVLWHDWALDMDAMNEAATALIGEHDFAAYCKKREGATTIRTLQVLRWERREDGILEATVKADAFCHNMVRSLVGAMLFVGDGHRPVDWPGKVLAAGVRDSAVHVVRPHGLTLEEVGYPEDALLAARSKEARNKRSLPGSVGCC; this comes from the coding sequence GTGAGCGATGACGTGCAGGACGGGTTCGTACGGGTACGCCTTGACCTTTCGTACGAGGGCAGGGACTTCTCCGGCTGGGCCAAGCAGCCCCAGGGCCGGCGCACCGTGCAGGGGGAGATCGAGGCCGCGCTGCGGACCGTGACGCGGTCCACGGAGACGTACGAGCTGACCGTCGCCGGCCGGACCGACTCCGGGGTCCACGCGCGCGGGCAGGTCGCCCACGTCGACCTGCCCGTCGAGCTGTGGGCGGAGCACCGGGACAAGCTGGTCAGGCGGCTCGCAGGGCGGCTCTCCCACGACGTGCGGGTGTGGAAGGTGGAAGAGGCCCCCAGCGGCTTCAACGCGCGGTTCTCGGCGATCTGGCGCCGCTACGCCTACCGCGTCACCGACAACCCCGGGGGCGTCGACCCGCTCCTGCGCGGGCACGTCCTGTGGCACGACTGGGCCCTCGACATGGACGCCATGAACGAGGCGGCGACCGCGCTCATCGGCGAGCACGACTTCGCCGCGTACTGCAAGAAGCGCGAGGGCGCCACGACGATCCGTACGCTCCAGGTGCTGCGGTGGGAGCGGCGGGAGGACGGGATCCTGGAGGCGACCGTCAAGGCGGACGCCTTCTGCCACAACATGGTCCGCTCGCTCGTCGGCGCGATGCTCTTCGTCGGCGACGGGCACCGGCCGGTCGACTGGCCCGGCAAGGTCCTCGCCGCCGGTGTGCGGGACTCGGCCGTGCATGTCGTACGGCCGCACGGCCTCACCCTCGAAGAGGTCGGCTACCCGGAGGACGCGCTGCTCGCCGCCCGCAGCAAGGAGGCGCGCAACAAGCGGTCACTCCCCGGGAGCGTTGGCTGCTGCTGA
- the rplQ gene encoding 50S ribosomal protein L17, with translation MPRPAKGARLGGSAAHERLLLANLAKSLFEHGRITTTEAKARRLRPVAERLISKAKKGDIHNRRLVLQTITDKGIVHTLFTEIAPRYSERPGGYTRITKIGNRRGDNAPMAVIELVEGEIAKKATVAEAEAATVRAVKEADAAAEAPAEESKDA, from the coding sequence ATGCCGCGTCCCGCGAAGGGTGCCCGCCTCGGCGGTTCCGCCGCTCACGAGCGTCTGCTGCTCGCCAACCTGGCGAAGTCCCTCTTCGAGCACGGCCGCATCACGACGACCGAGGCCAAGGCCCGTCGCCTGCGTCCCGTCGCCGAGCGCCTGATCAGCAAGGCGAAGAAGGGCGACATCCACAACCGTCGCCTGGTGCTGCAGACGATCACCGACAAGGGCATCGTCCACACCCTCTTCACCGAGATCGCCCCGCGTTACTCGGAGCGTCCGGGTGGTTACACCCGTATCACCAAGATCGGCAACCGTCGTGGCGACAACGCCCCGATGGCCGTGATCGAGCTGGTCGAGGGCGAGATCGCCAAGAAGGCGACCGTCGCCGAGGCCGAGGCCGCCACCGTGCGCGCCGTCAAGGAGGCCGACGCGGCCGCCGAGGCTCCGGCCGAGGAGTCGAAGGACGCGTAA
- a CDS encoding DNA-directed RNA polymerase subunit alpha: MLIAQRPSLTEEVVDEFRSRFVIEPLEPGFGYTLGNSLRRTLLSSIPGAAVTSIRIDGVLHEFTTVPGVKEDVTDLILNIKQLVVSSEHDEPVVMYLRKQGPGLVTAADIAPPAGVEVHNPDLVLATLNGKGKLEMELTVERGRGYVSAVQNKQVGQEIGRIPVDSIYSPVLKVTYKVEATRVEQRTDFDKLIVDVETKQAMRPRDAMASAGKTLVELFGLARELNIDAEGIDMGPSPTDAALAADLALPIEELELTVRSYNCLKREGIHSVGELVARSEADLLDIRNFGAKSIDEVKAKLAGMGLALKDSPPGFDPTAAADAFGADDDADAGFVETEQY; encoded by the coding sequence ATGCTGATCGCTCAGCGTCCGTCGCTGACCGAAGAGGTCGTCGACGAGTTCCGCTCCCGGTTCGTGATCGAGCCGCTGGAGCCGGGCTTCGGCTACACCCTCGGCAACTCCCTCCGCCGTACCCTCCTCTCCTCGATCCCGGGTGCCGCTGTCACCAGCATCCGCATCGACGGTGTCCTGCACGAGTTCACCACCGTGCCGGGCGTCAAGGAGGACGTCACCGACCTCATCCTGAACATCAAGCAGCTGGTCGTCTCCTCGGAGCACGACGAGCCGGTCGTGATGTACCTGCGCAAGCAGGGCCCGGGTCTGGTCACCGCCGCCGACATCGCGCCCCCGGCCGGTGTCGAGGTGCACAACCCCGACCTCGTCCTCGCCACGCTCAACGGCAAGGGCAAGCTGGAGATGGAGCTGACCGTCGAGCGCGGTCGCGGCTACGTCTCCGCCGTGCAGAACAAGCAGGTGGGCCAGGAGATCGGTCGTATCCCGGTCGACTCCATCTACTCGCCGGTGCTCAAGGTCACGTACAAGGTCGAGGCGACCCGTGTCGAGCAGCGCACCGACTTCGACAAGCTGATCGTCGACGTCGAGACCAAGCAGGCCATGCGCCCGCGTGACGCCATGGCGTCCGCCGGCAAGACCCTGGTCGAGCTGTTCGGTCTGGCGCGCGAGCTCAACATCGACGCCGAGGGCATCGACATGGGCCCGTCCCCGACGGACGCCGCCCTTGCCGCCGACCTGGCGCTGCCGATCGAGGAGCTCGAGCTCACCGTTCGTTCGTACAACTGCCTCAAGCGCGAGGGCATCCACTCCGTGGGTGAGCTCGTGGCGCGCTCCGAGGCCGACCTGCTCGACATCCGCAACTTCGGTGCGAAGTCGATCGACGAGGTCAAGGCGAAGCTGGCCGGTATGGGCCTCGCGCTGAAGGACTCGCCGCCCGGATTCGACCCGACCGCCGCCGCGGACGCCTTCGGCGCCGACGACGACGCGGACGCCGGGTTCGTCGAGACCGAGCAGTACTAA
- the rpsK gene encoding 30S ribosomal protein S11 produces the protein MPPKGRQGAAKKVRRKEKKNVAHGHAHIKSTFNNTIVSITDPSGNVISWASAGHVGFKGSRKSTPFAAQMAAESAARRAQEHGMRKVDVFVKGPGSGRETAIRSLQATGLEVGSIQDVTPTPHNGCRPPKRRRV, from the coding sequence ATGCCCCCCAAGGGTCGTCAGGGCGCTGCCAAGAAGGTGCGCCGCAAGGAAAAGAAGAACGTCGCTCACGGCCACGCGCACATCAAGAGCACGTTCAACAACACGATCGTCTCGATCACGGACCCCTCGGGCAACGTGATCTCCTGGGCCTCCGCCGGCCACGTCGGCTTCAAGGGCTCGCGCAAGTCGACCCCGTTCGCCGCGCAGATGGCCGCCGAGTCGGCCGCCCGCCGCGCGCAGGAGCACGGCATGCGCAAGGTTGACGTCTTCGTCAAGGGTCCGGGCTCCGGCCGCGAGACCGCGATCCGCTCCCTCCAGGCCACGGGCCTCGAGGTCGGTTCGATCCAGGACGTCACCCCCACGCCGCACAACGGCTGCCGTCCCCCCAAGCGCCGCCGCGTCTGA
- the rpsM gene encoding 30S ribosomal protein S13, with amino-acid sequence MARVSGVDIPREKRVVVALTYVFGIGRTRSEEILAATGVNPSTRVRDLAEEDLVKIREYVDANLQTEGDLRREIAADIRRKVEIGCYQGLRHRRGLPVRGQRTSTNARTRKGPRRAIAGKKKPGKK; translated from the coding sequence ATGGCACGCGTTTCCGGTGTTGACATCCCGCGCGAAAAGCGTGTGGTGGTCGCACTCACCTACGTCTTCGGCATCGGGCGCACCCGGTCCGAGGAGATTCTCGCCGCGACCGGCGTGAACCCGTCCACCCGTGTCCGTGACCTTGCCGAGGAAGACCTCGTCAAGATCCGTGAGTACGTGGACGCCAACCTCCAGACCGAGGGTGACCTCCGCCGCGAGATCGCCGCCGACATCCGCCGCAAGGTCGAGATCGGCTGCTACCAGGGCCTGCGCCACCGTCGTGGCCTGCCCGTTCGCGGTCAGCGCACCAGCACGAACGCTCGTACCCGCAAGGGCCCGCGTCGCGCCATCGCCGGCAAGAAGAAGCCGGGCAAGAAGTAG
- the rpmJ gene encoding 50S ribosomal protein L36, translating into MKVKPSVKKICDKCKVIRRHGRVMVICDNLRHKQRQG; encoded by the coding sequence ATGAAGGTCAAGCCGAGCGTCAAGAAGATCTGCGACAAGTGCAAGGTGATCCGCCGTCACGGCCGGGTCATGGTCATCTGCGACAACCTGCGCCACAAGCAGCGCCAGGGCTGA
- the infA gene encoding translation initiation factor IF-1, giving the protein MAKKQGAIEIEGTVIESLPNAMFKVELQNGHKVLAHISGKMRMHYIRILPDDRVVVELSPYDLTRGRIVYRYK; this is encoded by the coding sequence GTGGCCAAGAAGCAAGGTGCCATCGAAATCGAGGGCACCGTGATCGAGTCCCTCCCGAACGCCATGTTCAAGGTGGAGCTCCAGAACGGTCACAAGGTCCTCGCGCACATCTCCGGCAAGATGCGGATGCACTACATCCGAATCCTCCCGGACGACCGGGTCGTCGTGGAGCTCTCTCCGTACGACCTGACGCGTGGCCGGATCGTCTACCGGTACAAGTAG
- the map gene encoding type I methionyl aminopeptidase has product MVQIKTPEQIAKMREAGLVVAAIHAATREAAVPGATTRDLDEVSRKVIAEHGAKSNFLGYGGFPATICTSVNEVVVHGIPDDKTVLKDGDIISIDAGAIVDGWHGDAAYTAFVGTGHAPELVELSRVTEESMWAGIAAMKLGNRLVDISKAIETYIKRQPRPSVGEHSLGRYGIVEDYGGHGIGTEMHMDPHLLNYVSRKRGKGPKLVPGLCLAIEPMVSLGTPHTEVLKDDWTVVTTDGTWSSHWEHSIALTEEGPLVLTAVDGGKAKLAELGVTAAPDPLA; this is encoded by the coding sequence ATGGTGCAGATCAAGACCCCCGAGCAGATCGCGAAGATGCGCGAGGCGGGGCTGGTCGTCGCCGCCATCCACGCGGCGACCCGTGAGGCGGCCGTGCCGGGCGCCACGACCCGGGACCTCGACGAGGTCTCGCGGAAGGTCATCGCCGAGCACGGCGCGAAGTCGAACTTCCTCGGGTACGGCGGCTTCCCCGCGACGATCTGCACCTCGGTGAACGAGGTCGTCGTCCACGGCATCCCCGACGACAAGACCGTCCTGAAGGACGGCGACATCATCTCCATCGACGCGGGCGCGATCGTGGACGGCTGGCACGGTGACGCGGCCTACACGGCGTTCGTGGGCACCGGGCACGCGCCCGAGCTCGTCGAGCTCTCCCGGGTGACGGAGGAGTCGATGTGGGCCGGTATCGCGGCGATGAAGCTGGGCAACCGGCTCGTCGACATCTCGAAGGCCATCGAGACGTACATCAAGCGCCAGCCCCGCCCCTCGGTCGGCGAGCACAGCCTCGGGCGGTACGGGATCGTCGAGGACTACGGCGGCCACGGCATCGGCACCGAGATGCACATGGACCCGCACCTGCTGAACTACGTCTCCCGCAAGCGCGGCAAGGGCCCGAAGCTGGTCCCCGGCCTCTGCCTGGCGATCGAGCCGATGGTCTCCCTGGGCACCCCGCACACCGAGGTCCTCAAGGACGACTGGACGGTCGTCACGACGGACGGCACCTGGTCCTCGCACTGGGAGCACTCGATCGCCCTCACCGAGGAGGGCCCGCTGGTCCTGACGGCGGTCGACGGCGGCAAGGCGAAGCTGGCGGAGCTGGGTGTGACGGCGGCGCCGGACCCGCTGGCGTAG
- a CDS encoding adenylate kinase, whose protein sequence is MRIVLVGPPGAGKGTQAAYLAKNLGIPHISTGDLFRANISQGTELGVEAQSYMKAGQLVPDSVTIGMAKDRMEQPDAVNGFLLDGFPRNVAQAEALDEILKAGHVQLDAVLDLEVPEDEVVKRIAGRRICRNDSSHVFHVTYNAPETAGVCDACGGELYQRDDDSEETVRRRLEVYHTETEPIIDYYRAQNLVETISALGKVDEVTAKAMAALKK, encoded by the coding sequence ATGCGAATCGTCCTCGTCGGACCGCCCGGGGCCGGCAAGGGTACGCAGGCCGCGTACCTTGCCAAGAACCTGGGTATCCCGCACATCTCCACGGGTGACCTGTTCCGTGCCAACATCTCGCAGGGCACGGAGCTGGGTGTGGAGGCGCAGTCGTACATGAAGGCCGGCCAGCTCGTGCCGGACTCCGTGACGATCGGGATGGCCAAGGACCGCATGGAGCAGCCGGACGCCGTCAACGGCTTCCTGCTCGACGGATTCCCGCGCAACGTGGCCCAGGCCGAGGCTCTCGACGAGATCCTCAAGGCGGGGCACGTCCAGCTGGACGCGGTCCTGGACCTGGAGGTCCCCGAGGACGAGGTCGTGAAGCGGATCGCGGGTCGCCGCATCTGCCGCAACGACTCCTCTCACGTGTTCCACGTGACGTACAACGCACCGGAGACCGCGGGCGTCTGCGACGCCTGTGGTGGTGAGCTCTACCAGCGCGACGACGACTCCGAGGAGACCGTCCGCCGGCGCCTGGAGGTCTACCACACGGAGACCGAGCCGATCATCGACTACTACCGGGCGCAGAACCTGGTCGAGACGATCTCGGCGCTCGGCAAGGTGGACGAGGTCACCGCGAAGGCGATGGCCGCGCTCAAGAAGTAA
- the secY gene encoding preprotein translocase subunit SecY, with amino-acid sequence MLTAFARAFKTPDLRKKLLFTLAIIVLYRLGAHIPVPGVKYEAVQQCVKQASEGNNSLFGLVNMFSGGALLQITIFALGIMPYITASIILQLLTVVIPRLEALKKEGQSGTAKITQYTRYLTIALAVLQGTGLVATAKSGALFSGCAVADQVVPDQSIFTIATMVITMTAGTAVVMWLGEIITDRGIGNGMSILMFISIAAGFPAALWKIKVEGELAGGWIEFGTVILVGFAMVALVVFVEQAQRRIPVQYAKRMIGRRSYGGTSTYIPLKVNQAGVIPVIFASSLLYIPALIAQFSNSTAGWKTWIEAHFVKGDHPYYIATYFLLIVFFAFFYVAISFNPEEVADNMKKYGGFIPGIRAGRPTAEYLSYVLNRITWPGSLYLGLIALVPTMALAGFGGANANFPFGGTSILIIVGVGLETVKQIESQLQQRNYEGFLR; translated from the coding sequence GTGCTCACCGCGTTCGCCCGGGCGTTCAAGACGCCCGACCTGCGCAAGAAACTGCTCTTCACGCTCGCCATCATCGTGCTGTACCGCCTCGGCGCGCACATCCCGGTGCCCGGCGTCAAATACGAGGCTGTTCAGCAGTGTGTCAAGCAGGCCAGCGAGGGCAACAACAGCCTGTTCGGCCTGGTCAACATGTTCAGTGGCGGGGCGCTGCTGCAGATCACCATCTTCGCGCTCGGCATCATGCCGTACATCACGGCGAGCATCATCCTGCAGCTGCTGACCGTCGTGATCCCGCGTCTGGAGGCCCTCAAGAAGGAGGGTCAGTCCGGCACCGCCAAGATCACGCAGTACACGCGGTACCTGACGATCGCCCTCGCCGTCCTCCAGGGCACGGGTCTCGTGGCCACGGCCAAGAGCGGCGCGCTCTTCAGTGGCTGTGCCGTCGCCGACCAGGTCGTGCCCGACCAGTCGATCTTCACGATCGCCACGATGGTCATCACGATGACCGCGGGTACCGCCGTCGTCATGTGGCTCGGTGAGATCATCACCGACCGCGGCATCGGCAACGGCATGTCGATCCTGATGTTCATCTCGATCGCCGCCGGCTTCCCGGCCGCCCTGTGGAAGATCAAGGTCGAGGGCGAGTTGGCCGGCGGCTGGATCGAGTTCGGCACGGTGATCCTCGTCGGCTTCGCGATGGTGGCCCTCGTGGTCTTCGTCGAGCAGGCCCAGCGGCGCATCCCGGTGCAGTACGCGAAGCGCATGATCGGCCGGCGCTCCTACGGCGGTACGTCCACTTACATCCCGTTGAAGGTGAACCAGGCAGGTGTGATTCCTGTCATCTTCGCGTCGTCGCTGCTCTACATCCCGGCCTTGATCGCGCAGTTCTCGAACTCCACCGCGGGGTGGAAGACCTGGATCGAAGCCCACTTCGTCAAGGGTGACCACCCCTACTACATCGCTACGTACTTCCTCCTGATCGTGTTCTTCGCCTTCTTCTACGTGGCGATCTCGTTCAACCCCGAGGAAGTTGCCGACAACATGAAGAAGTATGGTGGCTTCATCCCGGGTATCCGGGCTGGTCGACCTACTGCCGAGTATCTGAGCTACGTGCTCAACCGGATCACTTGGCCGGGCTCGCTGTACTTGGGTCTGATCGCTCTTGTGCCGACGATGGCGTTGGCAGGCTTCGGTGGCGCCAATGCCAACTTCCCCTTCGGTGGGACGAGCATCCTCATCATCGTGGGTGTGGGGCTGGAGACCGTGAAGCAGATCGAGAGCCAGCTCCAGCAGCGCAATTACGAAGGGTTCCTCCGCTGA
- a CDS encoding LuxR C-terminal-related transcriptional regulator, with the protein MSTQRHAHAHVLVADDSPTRTLGLIQIVQRFSYVKTISTCTFDGLAEAVDRAAPDLVLLSTADSPEDDLTTVLGPRAGDHVVRFISVGHPARTRITPSSVSAGLHGFLPDTATPEDFNRALSAALAGFTYFPRDMTEELTEFRMRFPQLTPREQQVLDLLSDGMSNHRIASSLGIKEATVKMYVTHVLAKLEVESRLQACLKARGLTSAAA; encoded by the coding sequence ATGAGCACGCAACGCCATGCACATGCCCATGTCCTTGTCGCCGATGACAGCCCGACCCGCACGCTCGGCCTCATCCAGATCGTCCAGCGATTCTCGTACGTGAAGACGATCAGCACCTGTACCTTCGACGGCCTGGCCGAGGCGGTCGACCGCGCCGCCCCGGATCTCGTCCTGCTCAGCACGGCCGACTCGCCTGAGGACGACCTGACCACCGTCCTCGGGCCCAGGGCAGGGGATCACGTGGTCCGTTTCATCTCCGTCGGCCATCCGGCGCGGACCCGGATCACCCCGTCCAGCGTCTCGGCGGGTCTCCACGGGTTCCTGCCCGACACGGCGACGCCCGAGGACTTCAACCGCGCGTTGTCCGCGGCGCTCGCGGGCTTCACGTACTTCCCCCGCGACATGACGGAGGAACTGACCGAATTCCGCATGCGGTTCCCGCAGCTGACTCCCCGGGAGCAACAGGTGCTGGATCTGCTCTCCGACGGGATGAGCAATCACCGCATCGCGAGTTCCCTGGGGATCAAGGAGGCCACGGTGAAGATGTACGTGACGCACGTGCTGGCCAAGCTGGAGGTCGAGAGCCGGCTCCAGGCCTGCCTCAAGGCCCGCGGCCTCACCTCGGCCGCGGCCTGA
- the rplO gene encoding 50S ribosomal protein L15 has protein sequence MAENSPLKAHNLRPAPGAKTAKTRVGRGEASKGKTAGRGTKGTKARYQVPQRFEGGQMPLHMRLPKLKGFKNPFRTEFQVVNLDKLGALYPEGGEVTVADLVAKGAVRKNSLVKVLGTGEITVALQVSVDAVSGSAKEKIAAAGGTVTELV, from the coding sequence ATGGCGGAGAACAGCCCGCTGAAGGCCCACAACCTCCGTCCCGCCCCCGGCGCCAAGACTGCCAAGACCCGTGTTGGTCGTGGTGAGGCGTCGAAGGGTAAGACGGCCGGTCGTGGTACCAAGGGTACGAAGGCCCGTTACCAGGTTCCGCAGCGCTTCGAGGGTGGGCAGATGCCCCTCCACATGCGTCTGCCGAAGCTCAAGGGCTTCAAGAACCCGTTCCGCACCGAGTTCCAGGTCGTGAACCTGGACAAGCTCGGCGCTCTCTACCCCGAGGGTGGAGAGGTCACGGTGGCCGACCTGGTCGCCAAGGGCGCGGTTCGCAAGAACAGCCTCGTCAAGGTGCTCGGCACCGGCGAGATCACCGTGGCGCTGCAGGTTTCGGTTGACGCCGTCTCCGGCTCCGCCAAGGAGAAGATCGCCGCCGCTGGTGGCACCGTCACCGAGCTCGTCTGA
- the rpmD gene encoding 50S ribosomal protein L30, producing MARLKVTQTKSYIGSKQNHRDTLRSLGLKKVNDVVVKEDRPEFRGMVHTVRHLVTVEEVE from the coding sequence ATGGCTCGCCTCAAGGTCACGCAGACGAAGTCGTACATCGGCAGCAAGCAGAACCACCGCGACACCCTGCGCTCGCTTGGCCTCAAGAAGGTCAACGACGTGGTTGTCAAGGAGGACCGCCCCGAGTTCCGCGGCATGGTGCACACCGTCCGCCACCTCGTGACGGTCGAGGAGGTTGAGTAA